A DNA window from Hordeum vulgare subsp. vulgare chromosome 1H, MorexV3_pseudomolecules_assembly, whole genome shotgun sequence contains the following coding sequences:
- the LOC123429516 gene encoding uncharacterized protein LOC123429516, with translation MCKFKRKTREPKWGNVTVEPVVREGDHVFDIAQSLATEEGMLLFCLFPVLTMVAQRVRHVFHLTMVIQQVRHVVHDRILLLLLKELVELVQQYCTTLVELVTLVELVGVIDIVLRDLVALI, from the exons ATGTGCAAG TTTAAGAGGAAGACCAGGGAGCCCAAGTGGGGGAACGTCACTGTTGAACCGGTTGTCCGTGAAGGAGATCATGTCTTTGACATTGCACAATCATT GGCGACCGAGGAAggcatgttgctgttttgtttgttCCCAGTTCTGACTATGGTCGCCCAACGAGTCCGGCATGTTTTTCATCTGACTATGGTCATCCAGCAAGTTCGGCATGTTGTGCATGACAGGATCTTGTTATTGCTATTGAAGGAGCTTGTAGAGCTTGTACAACAGTACTGTACTACACTTGTAGAGCTGGTTACACTTGTAGAGCTTGTTGGTGTGATTGATATTGTATTACGTGATCTGGTTGCTCTTATTTGA